One genomic segment of Alphaproteobacteria bacterium includes these proteins:
- a CDS encoding OmpA family protein, producing MKRYLLYFICFVGFLLPVLLNAQTKDDTSDDPTNLPIPSSHNKTINNVLVTINKVQATIASVQGNSNNVQTTSNDLTKDLHNLQQNTNGIKITETETELKIEVLGDILFDFNKITLRPSANETLKKIAEFLNRQQVKQLKIAGHTDSIGTEPYNQNLSKKRAETVRDWFLKNLQQKPTIKVEAYAARQPVAPNQHPDGSDNPEGRQQNRRVEIFVPKNS from the coding sequence TTGAAAAGGTACCTTTTGTATTTTATATGCTTTGTTGGTTTTTTGCTTCCAGTATTATTAAATGCGCAAACCAAAGACGATACAAGTGACGATCCAACCAATCTACCAATACCTTCATCGCACAATAAAACGATTAATAATGTTTTGGTGACAATTAATAAAGTACAAGCAACAATTGCCAGCGTTCAAGGCAATAGCAATAATGTTCAAACGACATCCAATGATTTGACGAAGGATTTGCACAATTTACAACAAAATACCAATGGGATTAAAATAACAGAAACTGAAACGGAATTAAAGATCGAGGTATTAGGGGATATTTTATTTGATTTTAATAAGATAACATTGCGTCCGTCAGCAAACGAAACATTGAAAAAAATTGCTGAGTTTTTAAACCGTCAACAGGTTAAACAATTGAAAATAGCAGGACATACCGATTCCATAGGTACAGAGCCGTATAATCAAAATTTATCTAAAAAACGTGCGGAAACAGTCCGAGATTGGTTTTTAAAAAATCTACAACAAAAGCCAACAATTAAGGTTGAAGCTTATGCGGCACGCCAGCCCGTTGCACCCAATCAACATCCAGATGGTTCTGACAATCCAGAAGGACGACAACAAAATCGTCGTGTTGAAATTTTTGTTCCTAAAAATAGTTAA
- a CDS encoding molybdopterin oxidoreductase family protein: MENVQTFHSVCPHDCPSTCALDIEYKGNNRIGRIHGARDQAYTAGIVCAKVARYYERQHHKDRLTMPMQRIGDKGCGIDGFKPIFWDQALDNISEKLIKIAAIYGPEAIWPYFYAGTMGLVQRDGIQRLRHVMGYSGQKSTICTTLADQGWMAGVGIKYGVDAREIEHSDLIIMWGGNPVATQVNLMTHITKARKEKGAKFIVIDPYRTATAESADQHLMVKPGTDGALACAMMHVLFKEDYIDWDYVHTYTDDPEGLKQHLVTRTPEWASSITGLSTDEITDFAKLYGQTKRSFIRIGYGFSRSRNGSVNVHAVTCLPALTGAWRYEGGGALYSQGRDLYKLDKTLIEGLDYLNPNVRMLDQSRIGPILNGNKTDLGNGPPIKALFIQNTNPINVCPDSNQVYQGMSRKDLFICVHEQFLTETASMADIVLPATTFLEHDDFYVAGGHTYLQLGPKILEPLGQARSNHWVICELAKRLGAKHPGFNLTEIEIIDQTLKMSGKPGIDYFQKNKWLDCALDFKEAHFLNGYGHKDRKFHFKPNWSFTDHSGSLPLWPDYYENIDQSNDIHPFRLVTAPARQFLNTTFTQTPTSRKRENRPTLLIHPQDCYHLNIKEGDLVTIGNKQGSLKIHVKFFDGVQPGVVVVESIWPSKDFVEGKGINVLTSVDPGFPAGGAVFHDTAIWIKSDTIR; encoded by the coding sequence ATGGAGAATGTACAAACATTTCATTCTGTCTGTCCTCATGATTGTCCTAGCACCTGTGCTCTTGATATAGAATATAAAGGAAATAATCGCATCGGCCGCATTCATGGTGCCCGTGATCAAGCTTATACAGCGGGTATTGTATGTGCAAAGGTTGCTCGTTATTACGAACGTCAACACCATAAAGATCGTTTAACTATGCCTATGCAACGTATAGGGGATAAGGGATGTGGGATTGATGGCTTTAAACCTATATTCTGGGACCAGGCACTTGATAATATAAGTGAAAAATTAATTAAAATTGCTGCAATTTATGGGCCTGAGGCTATTTGGCCATATTTTTATGCAGGAACCATGGGTTTGGTTCAACGTGATGGTATTCAAAGATTACGCCATGTTATGGGATATTCAGGTCAAAAATCTACAATATGTACAACCTTGGCCGATCAAGGATGGATGGCAGGTGTGGGTATTAAATATGGTGTTGATGCCAGAGAAATCGAACATTCTGACCTTATTATTATGTGGGGTGGGAATCCGGTAGCTACCCAGGTTAATCTTATGACCCATATTACGAAGGCCCGTAAAGAAAAAGGGGCAAAATTTATTGTTATTGATCCTTATCGTACTGCTACAGCTGAAAGCGCAGATCAACATCTTATGGTAAAACCGGGAACAGATGGGGCGCTAGCTTGTGCAATGATGCATGTTTTATTTAAAGAAGATTATATTGATTGGGATTATGTACATACCTATACAGATGATCCCGAAGGGTTAAAGCAGCATCTTGTCACGCGTACGCCTGAATGGGCATCATCAATTACAGGTCTATCTACGGATGAGATAACAGATTTTGCCAAACTTTATGGACAAACAAAACGCAGCTTTATTCGCATTGGATATGGTTTTTCAAGATCACGCAATGGATCTGTTAACGTTCATGCTGTTACTTGTCTTCCTGCCCTAACGGGGGCATGGCGTTATGAAGGGGGTGGGGCACTTTATAGTCAAGGAAGGGATTTATATAAGCTTGATAAAACGTTAATCGAAGGATTGGATTATTTAAACCCAAATGTTCGTATGCTTGATCAATCCCGAATTGGCCCAATTTTGAATGGCAACAAAACTGATCTTGGAAATGGCCCACCTATTAAAGCTTTATTCATTCAAAATACGAATCCTATAAATGTATGCCCTGATTCAAACCAAGTTTACCAAGGAATGTCCAGAAAAGATTTATTTATATGTGTCCACGAGCAATTTTTAACAGAAACCGCATCGATGGCGGATATTGTGCTTCCTGCCACCACTTTTTTGGAGCATGATGATTTTTACGTGGCGGGCGGTCATACTTATTTACAATTAGGTCCTAAGATCTTAGAACCTTTGGGTCAAGCGCGATCGAACCATTGGGTTATTTGTGAGTTAGCTAAGCGTTTGGGGGCTAAACACCCAGGTTTTAATTTGACGGAGATTGAGATTATTGACCAAACATTAAAAATGTCAGGTAAACCCGGCATTGATTATTTTCAAAAAAATAAATGGTTGGATTGTGCCCTTGATTTTAAAGAAGCCCATTTTCTAAATGGCTATGGGCATAAGGATCGAAAATTTCATTTTAAACCCAATTGGTCTTTTACGGATCATTCTGGATCTTTACCCCTATGGCCTGATTATTATGAAAATATTGACCAAAGTAATGATATCCACCCTTTTCGGTTGGTGACGGCACCTGCTAGACAGTTTTTAAATACAACTTTTACCCAAACCCCAACATCTAGAAAACGTGAAAATAGACCAACATTATTAATTCATCCTCAAGATTGTTATCATTTGAATATAAAAGAAGGTGATCTTGTGACCATTGGTAATAAACAAGGATCATTGAAAATCCATGTGAAATTTTTTGATGGGGTACAACCGGGTGTTGTGGTGGTTGAAAGCATATGGCCATCAAAAGATTTTGTTGAAGGTAAGGGGATTAACGTTTTAACCAGTGTGGATCCTGGGTTTCCAGCTGGTGGAGCAGTTTTTCATGATACAGCAATATGGATTAAGTCTGATACAATTAGATAA
- a CDS encoding ATP-binding cassette domain-containing protein — protein MNFSNHKKSNLVLHKICKTYGSFFVLNDLTVTIPQGSFTCFLGPSGSGKTTLLRIIAGLDHPTKGQIFWHDQDISPLSVQERNFGIVFQNYALFPNLTVEQNIAFGLQNLHTPKSKIAEDIDFFCDAMHLQMHRHKYPWQLSAGQQQRVALARSLALKPDILLLDEPLSALDNQIRIALQKIIIEFHYQFNLTTIFVTHDQEEAFLLADQIIVLHEGEIKQIGTPKEIYGEPNSLFMAKFIGLTNILPAQITSQHSLLIGSLSFEHDDASNYKIGEQVHLSIRPEHIKLVKNPTNNLTHMPIYGSIKHINFMGPFYRIHFHLEQIPHIEIIVDLSTQHYDEFHLNVTDKIWLELPKKFIKIYQ, from the coding sequence ATGAATTTTTCTAATCATAAAAAAAGCAACCTTGTTCTTCATAAAATATGCAAAACATACGGATCATTTTTTGTTTTAAATGATTTAACCGTCACAATACCCCAAGGTTCTTTTACCTGTTTTCTTGGACCTTCAGGATCAGGTAAAACAACCTTGCTTCGGATTATTGCGGGATTAGACCACCCAACAAAAGGACAGATTTTTTGGCATGATCAGGATATTTCACCTTTATCTGTCCAAGAAAGAAATTTTGGTATTGTTTTTCAAAATTATGCTTTATTTCCAAATCTAACAGTTGAACAAAATATTGCGTTTGGCTTACAAAATTTACATACGCCTAAATCAAAAATTGCAGAAGATATAGATTTTTTTTGTGATGCTATGCATCTTCAAATGCACCGCCACAAATATCCCTGGCAACTTTCCGCGGGCCAACAACAACGTGTTGCCTTAGCACGAAGCCTTGCTCTTAAGCCTGATATTCTTCTCCTTGATGAACCTTTGTCGGCTCTTGATAATCAAATACGAATTGCCCTTCAAAAAATTATTATAGAATTCCATTATCAATTTAATTTAACAACTATTTTTGTAACCCATGATCAAGAAGAAGCGTTTCTTTTGGCAGATCAAATTATCGTGCTTCATGAAGGGGAAATCAAACAAATAGGTACACCTAAAGAAATTTATGGTGAGCCTAACAGTCTTTTTATGGCTAAATTTATAGGACTTACAAATATTTTACCTGCCCAAATTACAAGCCAACATAGTCTATTAATTGGTTCTCTATCTTTTGAGCATGATGATGCATCCAATTATAAAATTGGTGAACAAGTTCATCTAAGTATCAGACCTGAACACATTAAACTTGTCAAAAACCCAACAAATAATTTAACTCATATGCCTATATATGGATCAATAAAACACATTAATTTTATGGGACCTTTTTATCGAATCCATTTTCACCTAGAGCAAATCCCGCATATAGAAATTATTGTTGATCTATCAACCCAGCATTATGATGAATTTCATTTAAATGTAACAGATAAAATTTGGTTAGAATTACCCAAGAAATTTATAAAAATTTATCAATAA
- a CDS encoding putative 2-aminoethylphosphonate ABC transporter substrate-binding protein produces MKKNIFFSLLIGCLLFLSTFGYAQDTLVVYTVFDANQTKIYEDAFKQVHPNINLEWVRDSTGPITARLLAEKNNRQADVIWGIAATSLMVLKKQNMLEPYASPDSHNLKANFKDQDRIPSWIGMDAWASAICFNTKEAKKLNLSKPSSWQDLLKPEYKNHIVMPNPNSSGTGYLTVSAWIQTMGEQKAWAYMDDLHKNIGTYLHSGSKPCTETGRGEYPIGISYAYLGVMEKNKGAPLDIILPKEGLGWEMEGAAIMKGTKKLEMAKRLLDFAASKKANELYSHGYSVVAYPGIKPQIPGYPEGEEELLIKNDLLWAAENHDRIVEEWEKRYGQKNAPQ; encoded by the coding sequence ATGAAAAAAAATATTTTTTTCTCCTTACTGATAGGCTGTCTTTTATTTTTATCCACATTTGGTTATGCCCAAGATACACTTGTTGTGTATACAGTTTTTGACGCCAATCAAACCAAAATTTACGAAGACGCTTTCAAGCAAGTTCATCCAAATATAAATCTTGAATGGGTACGGGATTCAACTGGCCCAATTACTGCAAGATTATTAGCAGAAAAAAACAACCGCCAAGCTGATGTAATCTGGGGAATAGCCGCAACCAGTTTGATGGTTTTAAAAAAGCAAAATATGTTAGAACCTTATGCCTCACCTGATAGTCATAATTTAAAAGCAAATTTCAAAGATCAAGACAGGATTCCAAGTTGGATTGGTATGGATGCGTGGGCATCTGCTATTTGTTTTAATACCAAGGAAGCAAAAAAATTAAATCTATCTAAACCATCATCATGGCAGGATTTATTAAAACCAGAATATAAAAATCATATTGTGATGCCAAATCCCAATTCATCTGGGACGGGATATTTGACAGTTTCCGCATGGATTCAAACTATGGGTGAACAAAAGGCTTGGGCCTATATGGACGACCTTCATAAAAATATTGGAACGTATCTTCATTCTGGGTCTAAACCTTGTACAGAAACAGGACGCGGCGAATATCCTATTGGGATTTCTTATGCCTATCTTGGGGTTATGGAAAAAAATAAGGGTGCCCCTCTTGATATTATTCTACCCAAAGAAGGACTAGGATGGGAAATGGAAGGGGCTGCCATTATGAAAGGTACCAAAAAACTTGAAATGGCTAAACGTCTTTTGGATTTTGCAGCAAGCAAAAAAGCTAATGAACTTTATAGCCACGGCTATTCTGTTGTTGCGTATCCTGGTATTAAACCCCAAATTCCTGGATATCCAGAAGGAGAAGAAGAATTGCTTATTAAAAATGATTTATTGTGGGCCGCGGAAAATCACGACCGTATTGTAGAAGAATGGGAAAAACGTTATGGTCAAAAAAATGCACCCCAATAA